The genomic interval AATAATCCCATAATGGTCATTGTGACATTGCTCACGTTCTGTTTTGGCGTGGTATTGTGTATAATTTCGTACTGTCAATGCTAGGTCATTATTATATTGTTGCACAAGTGTAATATTGTTTACATAATAAATACGTCTGAAAACACTGCGCGAATTAGTGTCGTCCGTAcatcctttttcttttctcggttTTGGAACAGGACGGAATTACGTTGGTGTTCGAAGGTATACCGTTTCCGAACACACCGTTGTTTGTGGTTTCATGAccaattgtacagggtgtcaaaaaaattatatgtcacggccaccatagcgtgattccacacctacgatttggtggaaattgacataaaatactccccgcaaaattgaccttgaccttgaaaatcgaggtcaaaaaacaacaatttttttggtttaatcgtgttctactggtcataaggatcaactttgtgaaagaaaccatgggtcgcatctcaacagttctcttaaaaaatgatgttgcatttcttataatttttgcagcttctttatttgtaaattttttacatccagcgccaatatataagtaaatagcgtactatcatacagcgggtaccatcagtaagctatctcgttggttatgaaattatcataattatgatactcctatttctctaactacagaatgaaagaaagaagctgcaaaaattataagaaatgcaacatcattttttaagagaactgttgagatgcgacccatggtttctttcacaaagttgatccttatgaccagtagaacacgattaaaaaaaattgttgttttttgaccttgattttcaaggtcaaggtcaattttgcggggagtttttatgtcaatttccaccaaatcgtaggtgtagaatcacgctatggtggccgtgacatataattttttgacaccctgtacatagtcTCTTATGTGTTTTATGGGTCTGTGTTCTTTTGCTGTAGCGGCCTCGACGCGGCAAATCTTGGGAATCTCAGCGTCTGACGTAGATCAACACGATTTTTCGGCGCAACTCCGCATAAATATGTTGTGCTAGTGTCTTAAAGGACAAGAACAATGAGCTTCTCTAGCGATGAAGTCAATTTCTTGGTTTACCGATATCTACAAGAGTCCGGTACGTTCTCTGAAACATTTCCTAACCTAGAAAATTCGTATACATATCAATAATGTTTGAACTCCTTTTATTCGTACGAGTCACTTTCGCACACGGTACATAGATTTCTATCGCAATAATCGTCGGAATTTGCTAAGAAACgattaaataaatgatttcttaaaaaaatattgttggaCATTGGTGTGTTGTTCAGTGAGCAGATAGAGCCGTTAACGTTATTGTGTCCTTTTAATAGGGTTTCAACATTCTGCGTACACATTCGGAATAGAATCGCATATATCGCAAAGCAACATAAATGGAGCATTAGTACCGCCAGCAGCGCTCTTGTCCATTCTTCAAAAAGGATTACAGTACACGGAAGCCGAGATATCGATAGGTGAAGATGGAACCGAGCAAAGGATGGTGGAATCTTTATCCCTCATCGACGCTGTTATGCCGGATGTTGTTGCGTCAAGGCAGAATCAAATCAATCAGCAGAAGCAACAGGTGAAAACGGAAGTGCAAGATACAAACGGAGAAGAAGGTAATTTTAGTTTTTGTTACCAATTATTTTGTGATCCTGGTACACCCTGGTTTATAAAAGTATTCAAATTTTATGGACCTCCTTTCTAGACCAGGTACATCAAAGGACCGCTTTAGTTTATGGATTTGTTTTTGAACTATATTTTGTTGCACCATATGCATTAAAATGTCTTTGTAGTAGATGTCCTAACTAGtataagaatatattttattacattcagAAAATATTGGTACAGTAAAATACAGTTCAATATTAAAGGTGTAACATATCCCTAAATTCTGAGCAAAcaatattcttttattttgttataACACTTTCATGGTGGGGTGTTTCATTTTTACAACAATTgttcattattaataaataccttttgctgctgttgctgctgctatTATGgtagtatttttttattatattgtctCTGTCTACAGATGTCTGTATTTTGGAAATTATGCATAATTAATGTAAACTCACGTTCCAACCATTCACTATCATTACACATACATAACATTAGTCATGAAAGTGTTAGAAAGAAAGGAGTATGTCgaatttaatatatattgatCAATTTACAGTTGTTACCTCTAACGAAGGTGTAAGCACAAATGAGAGAGGAGGTGATAGAACAGAAATGGAGGTGGACGAGCAACAACAAGGTTCAGGTGGAGGGAGTAATGCTAGTGCAGTTGAAATTCCAGAAAGTAAAGCTACAAAATTACGCGGTCACGAATCGGAAGTTTTTATATGCGCATGGAATCCAACAACCGATCTTTTGGCATCTGGTTCTGGTGACAGTACAGCTCGTATTTGGGATATGTCTGATAATTCTCAAGCACCGAATCAACTTGTCCTTCGTCACTGCATACAGAAAGGTGGTACCGAAGTACCAAGTAATAAAGATGTTACTTCCTTAGATTGGAAGGTATGTTTTATGATTAAAAATCTCTATTCATTAGAGCTGTGCGAGAACCTAAAAATGTTGGGTATTCGACGGTCAGGACaggttatatatatattatttgcaAGTAATGGAAACATTTATTGTCTCTTTGTTTCAGTGCGATGGTACTTTATTAGCAACGGGAAGTTATGATGGTTACGCAAGAATTTGGAAAACGGATGGTAGATTAGCTTCAACTTTAGGTCAACACAAAGGTCCAATTTTCGCGTTAAAGTGGAACAAACGTGGAAATTACATATTGAGTGCCGGCGTGGATAAAACAACGATCATATGGGATGCAGAAAGTGGACAGTGTACTCAACAGTTTAGTTTCCATTGTGCACCTGCTTTAGACGTTGATTGGCAAACAAATACATCGTTCGCTAGTTGTTCTACAGATCAATGCAT from Halictus rubicundus isolate RS-2024b chromosome 2, iyHalRubi1_principal, whole genome shotgun sequence carries:
- the LOC143365813 gene encoding F-box-like/WD repeat-containing protein TBL1XR1, which translates into the protein MSFSSDEVNFLVYRYLQESGFQHSAYTFGIESHISQSNINGALVPPAALLSILQKGLQYTEAEISIGEDGTEQRMVESLSLIDAVMPDVVASRQNQINQQKQQVKTEVQDTNGEEVVTSNEGVSTNERGGDRTEMEVDEQQQGSGGGSNASAVEIPESKATKLRGHESEVFICAWNPTTDLLASGSGDSTARIWDMSDNSQAPNQLVLRHCIQKGGTEVPSNKDVTSLDWKCDGTLLATGSYDGYARIWKTDGRLASTLGQHKGPIFALKWNKRGNYILSAGVDKTTIIWDAESGQCTQQFSFHCAPALDVDWQTNTSFASCSTDQCIHVCKLNVDKPIKSFQGHTNEVNAIKWDPQGNLLASCSDDMSLKIWSMKQDTWVHDLQAHSKEIYTIKWSPTGPGTHNPNMNLTLASASFDSTVRLWDVERGACIHTLTKHTEPVYSVAFSPDGKFLASGSFDKCVHIWSTQSGQLVHSYRGTGGIFEVCWNSRGDKVGASASDGSVFVLDLRKL